TGGCGTTGGTGACCAGCTCGCTGAGGATCAGCTCGGTGGTGAACTCCAGCTCCTCAAGGCCCCACTCGGCCAGCTGCCGGGTGGCCTCGGAGCGCGCCCGGCGCACCGCGGCCGGGTCGCCGGGCACCTCCCACTCGACGACACGGCCCGTGTCCAGCGCCTGGGTGCGGGCGACGATCAGGGCGATGTCGTCGCTCGCCCGGCTCGGCGGCAGTGCGTCGAGCACGGCCTCGCAGGTCCCCTGCGGCGAGGTGTCGGCCCCCGCCAGCGCGGCGCGCAGCAGTTCGAGGCCGTCGTCGATGTCCCGCTCCCGGTCCTCCACGAGACCGTCGGTGTAGAGCACCATGCGGCTGCCCTCGGTGAGGTCCAGCTCGGCCGTCTCGAAGGGCAGCCCGCCGAGACCGAGCGGCGGACCGGCCGGCACCTCGGGGAAGTCGACCGTGCCGTCGGGCCGGGCCACCGCCAGCGGCGGATGCCCGGCGCGGGCGACGGTGCAGCGCCGCGACACCGGGTCGTAGATCGCGTACAGGCACGTCGCCCCGGTGATCGGGGCGTTGCCGTCGAGGACCGCCTCGTCCTGGTCGATCCTGCTGACCATCTCGTCCAGCAGCCCCAGGATCTCGTCCGGCGGCAGGTCCAGCGCGGTGAAGTTGTGCACCGCCGTGCGCAGCCGCCCCATCGTGGCCGCCGCGTGCAGACCGTGACCGACGACGTCGCCCACGACGACGGCGACCCGGGTGCCGGACAGCGGCAGGACGTCGAACCAGTCGCCGCCCACCCCGGCCTGCGCGGGCAGGTAGCGGTAGGCGACGTCCAGGGCGCTCTGCTCGGGCAGGTGGCGCGGCAGCAGACTGCGCTGCAGGGTCTCGGCCATCGTGTGCTCGCGGGTGTAGCGGCGCGCGTTGTCGATGGAGACCGCCGCGCGGGCCACCAGCTCCTCGGCGAGCGCCACTTCCTCCTGGTCGAACGGCTCGGGCTTCTCCGAGCGCCAGAAGTTGGCGACCCCCAGCACCAGCTGGCCCACCCGCAACGGCACGGTGATCAGCGAGTGGATGCCGTACTCGACGACCTGCGCGGACCGTTCGAGGTCCTGGGCCCGCCAGCCGGGCGCCCGGCTGAGGTCGGCCACCAGGGTCGAGCTGCCGCTGTCGATGCTGCGGGCCTGGGGCGAGGAGGGGACCAGGTCGATCCGCTCGCCCACCTTGTACAGCGGCGCGTCCTCGCGGATCCCGCTGCTCGCCGTACGGCGCAGTGTGGTGGCCGTCGCGGGCTCGTCGCCGCTGAGCGCCGCCGGGGCCAGGTCCACGGTGACGAAGTCCGCGAACCGGGGGACCGCCACCTCCGCCAGCTCCTCGGCGGTGCGCGTCACGTCCAGGCCGGTGCCGACGCCCACCCCGGCGTCGTAGAGCAGCCTCAGCCGCTCCCGGGCGGCCTCCGCGCGGCCCGAGAGGGCGCGCAGCTCGGTGGAGTCGCGGAGCGTGGCGACGCTGCCGGAGGGCTCGCCCTGCAGATCGGTGGGCCGCTGGTTCACCGCCAGCAGCCGGTCGCCCACCAGGTGCACCTCGTCGTTGGCGACCCGGCCCGAGGCCAGCAGCTCCGCCATGGGTGCTTCGAGACCCAGGGCGTGGACGTCCTGCCCCTCCGCGTCCGCGGGCAGGTCCAGCAGGCGGTGCGCCTCGTCGTTGGCGAGCAGGAGCCGGCCCCCGCCGCCGACGATGATCACGCCCTCCCGCACGGCGTGCAGCACCGCGTCGTGGTGCTCGTACATCCTGGTCATCTCCGACGGGCCGAGCCCGTGGGTCTGCCGCAGCAGCCGTTTGCTGACGAGCGCCGTGCCCGCCGTGGCCAGGGCGAGGGCCGCCGCGGCGGCGGCCAGCACGAGGGGCAGCTGCTGCTCGGCCACCCCGCCCACGTTCTCGGTGGTGATCCCGGCCGAGACCAGGCCCACCACCTTGCCGTCGGGGTCCTTGATCGGCACCACGGCCTGGACCAGCGGACCGAGGGTGCCGGTCACCTCCTCGGTGAACGACTCGCCCTTCAGCGCGGGCTCGATGGTGCCGACGAACTGCTTGCCGATGCGGTCCGGCTTCGGATGGGTGTAGCGGATCCCGTCGGTGTTCATCACGACGATGAAGTCCACCCCGGACTGGACCCGGGCGGCCTCGGCCCTCGGCTGGAGC
This genomic stretch from Streptomyces deccanensis harbors:
- a CDS encoding SpoIIE family protein phosphatase codes for the protein MVRLLGRSRSQSTRRPQGRPAQGRDHRARRVPHGSDGGATGESGHGWGPLSGLRSALSGRSVAGQVFLLQVVIVLVLVVSAVVALVLQVRHDSSKEAHNRSLAVAETFANAPGTREALSSPDPTAVLQPRAEAARVQSGVDFIVVMNTDGIRYTHPKPDRIGKQFVGTIEPALKGESFTEEVTGTLGPLVQAVVPIKDPDGKVVGLVSAGITTENVGGVAEQQLPLVLAAAAAALALATAGTALVSKRLLRQTHGLGPSEMTRMYEHHDAVLHAVREGVIIVGGGGRLLLANDEAHRLLDLPADAEGQDVHALGLEAPMAELLASGRVANDEVHLVGDRLLAVNQRPTDLQGEPSGSVATLRDSTELRALSGRAEAARERLRLLYDAGVGVGTGLDVTRTAEELAEVAVPRFADFVTVDLAPAALSGDEPATATTLRRTASSGIREDAPLYKVGERIDLVPSSPQARSIDSGSSTLVADLSRAPGWRAQDLERSAQVVEYGIHSLITVPLRVGQLVLGVANFWRSEKPEPFDQEEVALAEELVARAAVSIDNARRYTREHTMAETLQRSLLPRHLPEQSALDVAYRYLPAQAGVGGDWFDVLPLSGTRVAVVVGDVVGHGLHAAATMGRLRTAVHNFTALDLPPDEILGLLDEMVSRIDQDEAVLDGNAPITGATCLYAIYDPVSRRCTVARAGHPPLAVARPDGTVDFPEVPAGPPLGLGGLPFETAELDLTEGSRMVLYTDGLVEDRERDIDDGLELLRAALAGADTSPQGTCEAVLDALPPSRASDDIALIVARTQALDTGRVVEWEVPGDPAAVRRARSEATRQLAEWGLEELEFTTELILSELVTNAIRYGGGPIRVRLIHDRQLICEVTDSSHTSPHLRYAATTDEGGRGLYLIAQLTQRWGTRYSPTGKTIWTEQALP